A genomic segment from Nicotiana tabacum cultivar K326 chromosome 7, ASM71507v2, whole genome shotgun sequence encodes:
- the LOC107827537 gene encoding uncharacterized protein LOC107827537 produces the protein MGSKAPEADGYKLWYSGRVRDKNGVDILVDMDLRELVVEVKRVNDRLMAITLVVGRSTLNVISAYEEISMVTVGRPLGVMTMCMGFGFGVRNGGGTSLLDCAKAFDLVIVKSCFPKREEHLVIFKNSLAKT, from the exons ATGGGTTCTAAGGCTCCAGAGGCTGATGGATATAAATTGTGGTACTCAGGCCGCGTGAGGGATAAGAATGGGGTAGACATCTTGGTTGACATGGATCTTAGGGAGCTAGTGGTAGAAGTTAAGAGGGTGAATGACAGGTTGATGGCTATTACGCTGGTTGTGGGAAGATCTACTTTAAACGTGATTAGTGCTTAT gaggagatttcaatggtcacaGTGGGGCGACCTCTAGGGGTTATGACGATGTGCATGGGCTTTGGTTTTGGAGTTAGGAACGGAGGTGGTACTTCGCTGTTGGACTGTGCTAAAGCCTTTGATTTGGTGATTGTTAAATCGTGCTTTCCGAAGAGGGAAGAGCACTTGGTCATCTTCAAGAATTCATTGGCCAAGACTTAA
- the LOC107827538 gene encoding uncharacterized protein LOC107827538, producing MDRRSSIESEGSVHLEINELNGRLSVVESGGPTIFEPQSPMETKNSSTANSVSPKRPTIRAPEKKITLFALRLAVLEKAATGLGTLGFIWATVVLLGGFAITLNTSDFWVITTILLIEGTRIFSRSHELEWQHQATWSIADVGISSFRAIKSSTRTIVNALKTIFKPISDVAKGSRHVNNREIARNSKWNKQKQPTRTWTSSEVPLLPYARWMFVARNVSKMLYWLQILSATACLVLSLMKLVLRNFGEVAKGDTDKRNRKSALLIFYSLAFTEALLFLLEKAYWEWKISFCSLLEKVNKECELGPSGMTSVRRFFYDAYSKSVNGSIFDGLKMDMVSFAIELLASNSPDEQLIGAKILRKFAASPRFCDDTLQKIGTNIVVMERLVEMLNWKDIQEEELRLSAAEIISKLTGKKQNSLRVAGIPGAMESISSLLQISRGPTGANDEICEKRIIFDNENYGFWTFNHLGLLILKKLARDHDNCGKIGNTRGLLPKIIEFTQAGERLLRDESATPTQILTLKRSLQVVKMLASTAGATGKELRKEISEIVFTISNIRDLLRYGEKYPTLQHLGIEILKSLALEDDATERIGGTGGILKELCNIFFKDSTPNNRGQVRTAAGEALAMLALESKNNCHTILKLKVTGKLVEALEVPLLRVNAARILRNLCVYSGSGYFEELRELAVAGPTVLKAIMTEENKLQEVMMGVGAHIFKFITPEESSIMFQRAKIQEAELAAKLVEILRKHQHPSIKVPRIRRFVIELSIWMMRDKRTNVQAFRNLGLERELEYIIETTSELESFNVFSGTVGMNRHTVTIHALVDTAMKLLAGEKE from the exons atggatCGTAGATCATCGATAGAGAGCGAAGGAAGTGTTCATCTAGAGATAAATGAACTTAATGGAAGACTAAGTGTGGTAGAAAGTGGAGGTCCAACAATCTTTGAACCTCAAAGTCCAATGGAAACAAAGAACAGCAGCACAGCTAATTCTGTTTCTCCGAAAAGGCCAACGATTCGTGCACCGGAGAAAAAGATTACCCTTTTTGCTCTGAGGCTAGCAGTGCTTGAAAAAGCAGCAACTGGATTAGGAACACTTGGTTTCATATGGGCAACAGTTGTTCTTCTTGGTGGCTTTGCTATCACTTTGAACACTTCAGATTTTTGGGTCATAACTACTATACTTTTAATAGAAGGAACAAGAATCTTTAGTAGGAGTCATGAGCTTGAGTGGCAACACCAAGCAACATGGTCTATTGCTGATGTTGGAATCAGTAGCTTTCGCGCGATCAAATCCagcactagaaccattgtcaaTGCTCTAAAAACAATTTTCAAGCCTATTTCTGATGTTGCAAAGGGAAGTAGGCATGTTAACAATAGAGAAATTGCAAGGAATTCAAAGTGGAATAAGCAGAAGCAGCCAACTCGAACGTGGACTAGTTCTGAGGTTCCTCTGCTTCCATACGCGAGATGGATGTTCGTAGCAAGAAATGTTAGCAAAATGCTGTATTGGCTCCAAATACTATCTGCAACAGCATGTTTGGTGCTATCATTGATGAAGCTTGTATTGAGGAACTTTGGTGAAGTGGCCAAAGGAGATACCGATAAGAGGAATAGGAAAAGTGCTCTACTTATATTCTATTCCCTCGCCTTCACGGAGGCATTGCTTTTTCTATTGGAAAAAGCCTATTGGGAATGGAAGATCAGCTTTTGTAGTCTGTTGGAGAAGGTGAACAAAGAGTGTGAATTGGGACCATCAGGTATGACTTCAGTCAGACGGTTTTTTTATGATGCTTATTCGAAAAGTGTTAATGGGAGCATATTTGATGGTCTAAAGATGGATATGGTTTCATTTGCTATTGAACTCTTAGCCTCTAACTCACCTGATGAGCAACTCATTGGTGCTAAAATCTTGCGAAAATTTGCTGCGAGTCCACGGTTTTGTGATGACACACTTCAGAAGATTGGAACAAACATAGTAGTAATGGAGAGGTTGGTTGAGATGCTGAATTGGAAAGACATACAAGAAGAAGAGTTAAGGCTATCAGCAGCAGAGATTATATCAAAGCTTACTGGTAAAAAGCAAAATTCTCTTCGTGTCGCGGGTATACCTGGTGCTATGGAGTCCATATCTTCACTTCTTCAAATCAGCAGGGGTCCTACTGGAGCAAATGATGAAATCTGTGAAAAGAGGATTATCTTTGACAATGAAAATTATGGATTTTGGACATTCAATCATTTGGGGCTGCTCATTTTAAAGAAACTTGCTCGTGACCACGATAACTGTGGAAAGATAGGCAATACTAGAGGTCTTCTGCCCAAAATTATAGAGTTCACACAAGCAGGAGAGAGATTACTAAGAGATGAATCAGCAACGCCAACGCAGATATTGACACTTAAACGATCTCTCCAGGTCGTGAAGATGCTGGCAAGCACAGCAGGCGCCACAGGTAAAGAGCTAAGGAAAGAAATTTCAGAGATAGTTTTCACTATTAGCAACATCAGGGACTTACTAAGATATGGGGAGAAATACCCTACTCTACAACACTTGGGAATAGAGATCTTGAAAAGTCTTGCATTGGAAGATGATGCAACAGAGAGAATTGGAGGAACTGGAGGAATCCTTAAGGAGTTGTGCAACATTTTTTTCAAGGACTCCACACCTAACAACCGCGGTCAAGTAAGAACAGCAGCAGGAGAAGCACTAGCTATGTTGGCACTTGAAAGCAAGAACAACTGCCATACGATATTGAAACTCAAGGTCACTGGAAAGCTCGTCGAAGCATTGGAAGTTCCATTGCTTCGAGTAAATGCAGCAAGAATCTTGAGAAACTTATGTGTCTACAGTGGATCAGGTTACTTTGAAGAATTGAGAGAACTTGCTGTTGCAGGACCAACT GTACTCAAAGCAATAATGACAGAGGAAAACAAGTTACAGGAAGTAATGATGGGAGTAGGTGCACATATATTCAAGTTTATAACACCAGAAGAGTCAAGCATCATGTTCCAGAGAGCGAAAATTCAAGAAGCTGAATTGGCTGCAAAACTTGTTGAGATTCTTAGGAAACATCAACATCCATCAATTAAGGTTCCAAGAATTAGGAGGTTTGTCATAGAATTGTCGATCTGGATGATGAGAGATAAAAGAACAAACGTTCAAGCGTTCAGAAATCTGGGATTGGAAAGGGAACTGGAGTACATTATAGAAACCACATCAGAGCTAGAGAGCTTTAATGTTTTCTCAGGAACAGTTGGAATGAATCGACACACTGTGACTATTCATGCGCTGGTTGATACTGCAATGAAGTTGTTGGCTGGGGAAAAAGAATGA